The Planctellipticum variicoloris DNA window TCGTCGACGAGGCCAACTCCATCGGAACGGCCTGGTTGCGACTGGATCTGCTTCCGGCCGACGTTCAGCCCCCCTTGCGCGATTTCTTCCGCGAATACCTGGACCTGAGAATCGACCTGTTCCGCCGGGGACTCCTCGACGAGTCCGCCCGGGCCGGACTGGTGCGCCAGGCGGAGCTCCAGGACATGATCTGGAAACGGGCCCAGGCAGGGATTGCCGAAGATGGACGAACGCACGTCGCCACCCTCGTCACCCCCGCTCTCAACGAAATGTTCGATATCGCCACGGCGCGCACAACGGCGACGCAGATGCACGTGCCCAATATTATCCTGCTGCTGCTCTGCGCGCTCGCCATCCTCTGTTCGATTCTGGCTGGGTCCGCGATGGCCATCCCGGAAGGACGCAACTGGCTGCATATGACCGGATTCGCCGCCATGCTGTCGCTGACGGTGCTGGTGACCTTCGACCTCGAATTTCCCCGCAGGGGCTTCATCCGCCTCGACGCCGCCGATCAGCCGCTGTTCGAGTTGCGCGAGAGTCTGAAGTCGCCGCAGGCGACCGGTGAATTCAAACAGTAGTCACGCATGCTGCGCCGGAGTATCGCGTCGTAGCGTGACTCGACTGATCTGCGGCGGGCACCCGTACCGCAACGGATCCCGCCCCGACAGCCCCCGACTGACAACCAGCAGCGTCGGATCGACAAAGAATTCACCCGCCGAAAACCGGACGCCGTAGCGACTCGGCGAAAAGACCGGCCCCAGCAGCGGCAGCCGGATCTGCCCCCCGTGCGTATGGCCGGCGAACATCAATTGAAACCCTTGCCGCCGCGCCCAGCCGATCTCGTCCGGCGAGTGGCTGACGAGAATCCGAAATCCCCCCGGCGGCAGGCCGTCGACCTCCGGACGGGGCGGCATCCAGGGCGCTTCTGATCCTGCCAGCAGCAACCCCGCTCCTTCTCGACGCAGCTCGACAACCCGACCGGCGAGGGGCTGCCAGCCCGCCGCTTCCAGCGCCGCGCGGGACGCTTCAGCTTCCTGCAGCCAGTCATGGTTCCCCAGGATGTACCAGCAGCCCCACGGGGCCGATAGCTTGCCGAACGTCGCAGGAACCCAGGCCCGCGTCCGCGGATCGTCGAGCAGATCCCCGCTGAACACGATCAGATCCGGCGTGCCCGCGGCGATGTGGTCCGCAACCGCCGCGAACCACTCTTCCGAAACGCTCCCCCGGAAGTGGCTGTCGCTGAAGTGCGCGATTGTCACGCCGTCCCAGGCCGCAGGCAGATCCGGCACGTGAGCCGTGAACTCGACGCAGTCGAGCAGGAACTGCTGATTCCCCGGCAGTCTCAGCATCCAGCCCGATCGATGCCGTCCCTGGACCTGCGGACCGACTTCGACGCGCAGGTCGTGTCGGGTACAGCGGTAGTCGGTCACACACGCCGGCGGACGATAGCGTTGAAAGCGAATTGCATCCCCCGCCAGCCACACCAGCCCGATCATTGCTGCAGTGCAGCTCGCGACCCATTGAGACCGCAGATCCGGAGCGGACAACTGCGCCGTGCAGAGTCCGAGGCCAAACCAGACGATCCCCGCCGGAAACGCGAGGACGCCGGAAAGCTTGGTCAGCCAGAAGACGAACTTGTGCAGCGGGTGGGCCTCAAACCAGTTCACCACGACCGCCGTCAACTTGGCGAAACCGGCGGAGAGAGCCAGAGTCAGCAGTCCGTACAGCAGAGTCACTCAGGATTCCACACGCTGGGGGCGCACAAAAACAGCCTGCAGGAGACGCCTCCGGCAGGCTGACGCTGTGTCCGAGTATGGACGCTGAGTTACTTCTTCGCCAGTTCCGTCTCGATCGCCTTCACAACTTCCTCAGAGTCCGGCTGCACGCCCGTCTTGAACCGCGCCACAACCTTTCCGTCCCGACCGATGAGGAACTTTTCAAAATTCCACTTCACGGCCCCGTCCATCCCCGGCGTGCTGGTCAGCTCTTTGTAGAGCGCCGCCGCTTCCGGGCCGTTGACGTCAATCTTCTCGAACAGATCGAACTTCACACCGTAGTTCTTCTCGCAGAACTCGCCAATCTCGCTCGCCGAGCCCGGTTCCTGCTTGCCGAACTGATTGCACGGGAAGCCCAGCACGGCCAGGCCCTGATCCTTGTACTTCTCGTGCAGACCTTCCAGCGGCTTGTACTGCGGCGTCGCCCCGCACTTGCTGGCGACATTCACCACCAGCAGCACCTTCCCCTCGTATTTGCCGAGGTCCACTTCCTTGCCCGTCAGCGTCTTCATCTTGTGCTGCAGCAGCTTGGGCGTTTCCTTTTCAGCGGCCCCGGCATTGGCAGACAGCGCGGCGCACACGCCGACAAGCAACAGACAGGTCAGAGTCTTCATACCGATCCACTCCTGAATAACGGACGCCCACCCCCCTCGGGCGGACTTAACGGATCAATTGTAGTCGATTTGTTGCCGAAGTGGAGGGACTGATGAGCGGAATGCCAAAAGCGGAAAGCGGAAAGCCAGCCAGAACTCTCTCTTCCCGTACGGTCGCCATCGGATGGCGGAAGGCGCCCCTTCGTGGACATCTTCGAAGATCCGCCGCAGTCTCAGCCCCGGAGGGGCGTCGGGTTGTAGCCACGGGTGGAGCGCAGCCCGCGTCCCGCGGGCGAAGCGCAACCCGTGGTCAACCGCCACCGGGGAAACCACACGTCTCCTCGAGCCGTCCCGGAGGGACGGAGGAATCTCGCCCTGAAAGATGCACGATCGCCCCGCCTCACGGGAAGAGAATCGTTCGCAAACAGGTCCGCGGACCATCAGTTGGCGAAAGCCTCCCCTACTCCGCCAGCCCCTTCGCAAACGCCTCCACCGGCAGATCCTGTCCGCTGAGCGACTTGAACAGGTCCCCCAGATAGTCCGCAAACACCGCCGACGGCTCAATCAGCCGACAGCTTCGGTCGCGCGCCTCCGACGTCAGCGGCGAATCCGCCGGAAACTGAATCAGATCCAGCACCGTCATGTCCGGACGCAACAGCGACGGATTGACCGGCTGCCGCCGGCTGGCGTGATCGAGACTCCCCGTCGTCAGGACCACCACGTCAAACAGCGTGTCGTAGAGCTGGGCGGGCGGAATGAAACGCGTCCCCGTCTGGCGGGCGATCGCCTGCCCCTCCTGCTCGTCCCCGGCGCACACGCTGACCATCCCGCTCCGCTTCTGAATCCCCAACGCAATCGAATGCGCCAGTCCGCCGCCGCCAACAATTACTGCATTCCGTCGATCCAACGGCCGCTCCCCCGACGTCGTCTTCCCCAGCCGCTCCTCCAGCGCACGCAACGCCGTCTTCCAGATCAGGTTGTGCCCGTGCCAGCCATCCGCCTGCTTGACCAGCAGATCCGTGAAGTTCGCCTGCGTCCCGATCTCGTCCCGCTGCACGGCCAGCCCCGCCAGCTTTCGCCCCGTATCGCCCGTGGCGACGACCGCCGGGATCTTCAAAATCTCCAGCATCTTGGGAAGCTGGTCCAGCGATCGGACATCAAACGGCAGGCAGCGCGTATTGAGCTTCAGCGCATCAAACCCCGCATTGAACACCTTCGCCGTCATCACCTCGGCTTCGCCGAAACCCGCCAGACCAATGAACCGCGTCTTCGGCCCGACCTCCCGCCAACGGTAAATATCGTCCAGCTCACCCACCGTCGGCTGTCCGGGAAACGCCTCCATCCCCTTTTCCAGCGCCGCATAAATCCACGGCGAACCGTATTTCCGACCCAGCAGCGAAAAACTCAGCCCGCATCGGCCCAGCCCCAGGCCCACGATCGGCACAGACCGCTTCTGGCTCACCGCCGCCAATAACGGCCATGCCGCTTCCAGCGTCTCCGTCGGCCACGTGAACTTGATTACGTCCGCCTGCGCCGACACCGCCTCGTCGAACACCTCGTCCACGTTTCCCAGCGGTCGACCGAGACTCGTATAGCTGATGACCCGCTGCGTCTTGCCGAACCGCGGAATCCGCCGGGCAATGTCCAGATCCAGTTCCACGTACGCCGGCCCCGCCAGAATCGCCTGCCGCAACAGCCCCTGCCGCTCGTCTTCCGTCCCCTGGAACTGCCCCCCGTCCGCCGCCCGGCGGCACGAAACCAGCACCGGCTTCTTCGCCCCCTCCAGCATCTCCTTGACGTCCGGCTCCTTGATCAGCCGGTCCAGACAAACTTCGATCAGATCGCATTGTCGCGATGCGTTCAGGATGTCGACCTTGGCAAGCTGACGCGATTCCGGCGTAACTGAAATGCAGATCATGTCGGCAACCCGGCAAAAGATGGGAAAGACGAGATGCCGCCAGTGTAGCCGCCCGGCAGCCGCAAGGGCAAAGATCACTTCCTCGCCGCACCCCAGGCCACGCCGGGAACCCGTTTGAGCGCTGACACACGCCGCAGAACCTGATATCTCTACACCCCGCAAATTCAAGCCGGGGAGGGAGCGACGGGATGGCAGTGCCGATTTCGCAGATGTGGACCGTGGCGTCGTACGTCCTTCGACAACGCCTCCAGGGCCGGAAACGCTACCCCCTCGTCCTGATGCTCGAACCCCTCTTCCGCTGCAATCTCGCCTGCGCAGGCTGCGGAAAAATCCAGTACCCCGCCGACATCCTCCGCAAAAACCTTACACCCGAACAGTGTTTCAAAGCCGTCGACGAGTGCGGCGCCCCGATGGTCTCCATCCCGGGCGGCGAACCGCTCCTCCACCCCCAGATCGACGAAATCGTCGCAGGCCTCGTCGCCCGCAAAAAGTTCATCTACCTCTGCACCAACGCCATCCTCCTCGAAAAGCACATCCACCGCTTCAAGCCCTCTAAGTACCTCTCATTCTCGATCCACCTCGACGGCCCCCGCGAAGAACACGACTTCGCCGTCTGCCGCGAAGGGGTCTATGACATCGCCATCTCCGCGATCAAAACCGCCGTCAGCAAAGGCTTCCGCGTCACCACCAACACCACCGTCTATAACAACGGCGACCCCGAATCGATGCGGAAGATGTTCGACACCCTCATGGACCTCGGCGTCGAAGGGATGATGGTCTCTCCCGGCTACGCCTACGAGAAAGCCCCCGACCAGGACCTCTTCCTCCAGCACAAGCAGACGACGCGTCTGTTTCAAAAGATGCTCGGCAACCCGAAACGCCGCTGGAAGTTCAACCTCTCCCCTCTCTTCATGGAGTTCCTGCAGGGGAAGTGGGACCTCGAATGCACCCCCTGGGGCACCCCCACCTACAACCTCTTCGGCTGGCAGAAACCCTGCTACCTCCTCAACGAAGGCACCTGCGAGACCTTCCAGGAGCTCATGGAAACCACCGACTGGCCCAGTTACGGCAAGGCCAGCGGCAACTCCAAGTGCGCCGACTGCATGGTCCACTGCGGCTACGAACCCACCGCCGTCGCCGAAACCTTCAACACCTGGAAAGGCTTCGCCCGCGTCGCCTGGACCACCCTCTTCGGCCCCGGCCGCACCACCATCGACCCTGACCCCGCTCCGCTCCAACCTGCTCCGACAGAGCCGGAGCAAGGCGACCGCCCTGTGCAGATCCGGCTGCCGGTGCTGAAATCGTGAGATCGTCGATCGTTTATGGTTGATCGTTGATCGTTAAGACTCGCAGCCGACTCGAATCCAATAAACTCTTCTCTACCAACCATCAACGATCAACCATCAACGATCAACGATCCCCCCCATGTCCGACTACCAGCGGCAGAATCAATCGGCCTGGAACCGCCTCTCCGACGGCAGCCAGTTCGCCAAAGTCGCCAGCGATGAAGAATGCCGGCAGCCCCTCAAAGCCCTCGACAGCCGCGGCTGGCTGCCGCAGAGCGTCGCCGGGCTGAATGTTCTCTGCCTCGCTTCGGGGGGCGGCTGGCAGTCGATCCTCTACGCTGCGGCCGGCGCCCGCGTCACCGTCGTCGACCTCAGCCCAGGCATGCTGGAGCTCGACCGGAAGGAGGCCAGACGCCGGGGCCTGTCGGTCACGACGATCGAGGCGTCCATGGACGACCTGCCGATGCTCGGCGACGCTACCTTCGACATCGTCCATCAGCCGGTCAGCACCTGCTACGTCCCCGACCTGGAGAAGGTCTATGCGGAAATCGCCCGCGTCAGCCGGGACGACGGACTCTACATCAGCCAGCACAAAGTCCCCACCAGCCTGCAGATCGCCCACCGCGACGACTGCAACCGGTTCGTCATCGGCGTCGAGTACTACCACACCGGCCCGCTCCCGAAGGTCGAAGACACTTCCTATCGCGAAACGGGCGCCGTCGAGTACCTCCACCGCTGGGACCAGCTCGTCGGAGGGCTCTGCCGAGCCGGCTTCGTCATTGAAGACCTCCGCGAACCGAAGCGCGCCGACCCGACCGCCAAGGTCGACCACTTCGGCTACCGCGGCCGCTTCGTCGCGCCGTACGTCCGGATGAAGGCCCGCCGGGTCCGGCGTTCGACGCAAGAGGACGCGGTCAGTCCGCAGCTCTGGCTCCCCCGCTGAAAATCGAAGACCTTGCGAAGCGCCACGATCAAGAGGAGATCTCACGCCACGGCGCGACGGGGGCTCAATGTCGAAC harbors:
- a CDS encoding type I 3-dehydroquinate dehydratase; amino-acid sequence: MICISVTPESRQLAKVDILNASRQCDLIEVCLDRLIKEPDVKEMLEGAKKPVLVSCRRAADGGQFQGTEDERQGLLRQAILAGPAYVELDLDIARRIPRFGKTQRVISYTSLGRPLGNVDEVFDEAVSAQADVIKFTWPTETLEAAWPLLAAVSQKRSVPIVGLGLGRCGLSFSLLGRKYGSPWIYAALEKGMEAFPGQPTVGELDDIYRWREVGPKTRFIGLAGFGEAEVMTAKVFNAGFDALKLNTRCLPFDVRSLDQLPKMLEILKIPAVVATGDTGRKLAGLAVQRDEIGTQANFTDLLVKQADGWHGHNLIWKTALRALEERLGKTTSGERPLDRRNAVIVGGGGLAHSIALGIQKRSGMVSVCAGDEQEGQAIARQTGTRFIPPAQLYDTLFDVVVLTTGSLDHASRRQPVNPSLLRPDMTVLDLIQFPADSPLTSEARDRSCRLIEPSAVFADYLGDLFKSLSGQDLPVEAFAKGLAE
- a CDS encoding class I SAM-dependent methyltransferase, with the translated sequence MSDYQRQNQSAWNRLSDGSQFAKVASDEECRQPLKALDSRGWLPQSVAGLNVLCLASGGGWQSILYAAAGARVTVVDLSPGMLELDRKEARRRGLSVTTIEASMDDLPMLGDATFDIVHQPVSTCYVPDLEKVYAEIARVSRDDGLYISQHKVPTSLQIAHRDDCNRFVIGVEYYHTGPLPKVEDTSYRETGAVEYLHRWDQLVGGLCRAGFVIEDLREPKRADPTAKVDHFGYRGRFVAPYVRMKARRVRRSTQEDAVSPQLWLPR
- a CDS encoding metallophosphoesterase, with translation MTLLYGLLTLALSAGFAKLTAVVVNWFEAHPLHKFVFWLTKLSGVLAFPAGIVWFGLGLCTAQLSAPDLRSQWVASCTAAMIGLVWLAGDAIRFQRYRPPACVTDYRCTRHDLRVEVGPQVQGRHRSGWMLRLPGNQQFLLDCVEFTAHVPDLPAAWDGVTIAHFSDSHFRGSVSEEWFAAVADHIAAGTPDLIVFSGDLLDDPRTRAWVPATFGKLSAPWGCWYILGNHDWLQEAEASRAALEAAGWQPLAGRVVELRREGAGLLLAGSEAPWMPPRPEVDGLPPGGFRILVSHSPDEIGWARRQGFQLMFAGHTHGGQIRLPLLGPVFSPSRYGVRFSAGEFFVDPTLLVVSRGLSGRDPLRYGCPPQISRVTLRRDTPAQHA
- a CDS encoding glutathione peroxidase yields the protein MKTLTCLLLVGVCAALSANAGAAEKETPKLLQHKMKTLTGKEVDLGKYEGKVLLVVNVASKCGATPQYKPLEGLHEKYKDQGLAVLGFPCNQFGKQEPGSASEIGEFCEKNYGVKFDLFEKIDVNGPEAAALYKELTSTPGMDGAVKWNFEKFLIGRDGKVVARFKTGVQPDSEEVVKAIETELAKK
- the hpnH gene encoding adenosyl-hopene transferase HpnH, with the translated sequence MAVPISQMWTVASYVLRQRLQGRKRYPLVLMLEPLFRCNLACAGCGKIQYPADILRKNLTPEQCFKAVDECGAPMVSIPGGEPLLHPQIDEIVAGLVARKKFIYLCTNAILLEKHIHRFKPSKYLSFSIHLDGPREEHDFAVCREGVYDIAISAIKTAVSKGFRVTTNTTVYNNGDPESMRKMFDTLMDLGVEGMMVSPGYAYEKAPDQDLFLQHKQTTRLFQKMLGNPKRRWKFNLSPLFMEFLQGKWDLECTPWGTPTYNLFGWQKPCYLLNEGTCETFQELMETTDWPSYGKASGNSKCADCMVHCGYEPTAVAETFNTWKGFARVAWTTLFGPGRTTIDPDPAPLQPAPTEPEQGDRPVQIRLPVLKS